Proteins from one Acidobacteriota bacterium genomic window:
- the deoC gene encoding deoxyribose-phosphate aldolase: MIDHTLLKPEATKADVERLCDEARRFGFYSVCVNPTYVRQAKALLRGTQVKVCCVVGFPLGAQPPESKALEARRAIREGAGEIDMVINIGALKSRDEGLVLRDIRAVVESCKDGRALSKVIFETALLTDDEKIRACELSMKAGADYVKTSTGFSSGGATAEDVRLMAQTVAPKKLGVKAAGGIRTYDDAVKMITAGATRIGASASVKIVEEAQARAARKG; this comes from the coding sequence ATGATCGATCACACGTTGCTCAAGCCCGAGGCCACGAAGGCGGATGTCGAGAGACTGTGCGACGAGGCCAGGCGATTCGGTTTCTACTCGGTCTGCGTCAACCCGACCTACGTACGGCAGGCGAAAGCCCTGCTGCGCGGCACCCAGGTGAAGGTGTGCTGCGTGGTGGGCTTCCCGCTGGGCGCGCAGCCGCCGGAGAGCAAGGCGCTCGAGGCGCGTCGCGCGATTCGAGAGGGCGCCGGCGAAATCGACATGGTGATCAACATCGGGGCGCTCAAGAGCCGGGATGAGGGACTGGTGCTGCGTGACATCCGCGCCGTCGTCGAGTCCTGCAAGGACGGGCGCGCGCTCAGCAAGGTGATCTTCGAGACGGCGCTGCTGACAGACGACGAGAAGATCCGCGCGTGTGAGTTGAGCATGAAGGCCGGGGCCGACTACGTGAAGACCTCCACCGGCTTCTCGAGCGGTGGTGCGACGGCCGAGGACGTCCGCCTGATGGCACAGACGGTCGCGCCGAAGAAGCTCGGCGTAAAGGCCGCGGGTGGCATCCGCACGTACGACGACGCGGTGAAGATGATTACGGCTGGCGCGACACGAATCGGAGCGAGCGCCAGCGTCAAGATTGTCGAAGAGGCGCAGGCGCGCGCGGCGCGCAAGGGGTAA
- a CDS encoding BMC domain-containing protein, with protein sequence MTEALGMIECRSFPAVVEAADAAVKAAKVELVSYEKTGGGYVSVIVRGDVAAVKAAVDAGQVAAGRVGEVVTVHVIARPHVNVDVVMPLGRADQAKE encoded by the coding sequence ATGACAGAGGCCCTTGGCATGATCGAGTGCCGGTCGTTCCCGGCGGTGGTGGAAGCGGCCGACGCAGCGGTGAAGGCTGCGAAGGTGGAACTGGTCTCCTACGAGAAGACCGGCGGCGGGTACGTCTCCGTCATCGTGCGCGGCGACGTGGCGGCGGTCAAGGCCGCCGTTGACGCCGGGCAGGTTGCTGCCGGCCGCGTGGGCGAGGTGGTGACGGTCCATGTGATCGCTCGGCCCCACGTCAACGTGGATGTCGTGATGCCGCTCGGACGCGCCGACCAGGCCAAAGAGTAG
- a CDS encoding EutN/CcmL family microcompartment protein: MQLCKVVGTVVATRKEQTLEGLKMLLVRQVDTEGQETGGFLVAADAVGAGPGEYVLVASGSSARQTQATNNRPVDAVVMAIVDTWDIGRETKYKK; this comes from the coding sequence ATGCAACTGTGCAAGGTCGTAGGCACCGTCGTCGCGACGCGCAAAGAGCAGACACTCGAAGGCCTGAAGATGCTGCTCGTTCGCCAGGTCGACACCGAAGGCCAGGAGACGGGCGGATTCCTGGTGGCGGCCGATGCGGTCGGCGCTGGCCCGGGCGAGTACGTCCTGGTCGCTTCGGGCAGTTCCGCGCGCCAGACCCAGGCGACCAACAATCGGCCTGTCGATGCGGTCGTCATGGCCATCGTCGACACCTGGGACATCGGCCGCGAGACGAAGTACAAGAAGTAG
- a CDS encoding aldehyde dehydrogenase EutE, with the protein MPRDAMTRLSDQDIETIAQTIAAGLSPSLASRATAEQVSPSLAERTAARLGIFATVDEAARAARAAQLLFAALPLATRAAIIAAIRETMRANAGFLARSAHEETGLGRYEDKIVKNRLVTERTPGIEDLAAGAVTGDHGLTLVEPAPFGVIGAITPSTNPTSTIICNAIGMLAAGNSVVFSVHPLAKRCSIETVALLNEAITRGGGPPNVVTCLSNPSIETAQEMMRHPLIRLLVVTGGGAVVKAAMASGKRAICAGPGNPPVVVDETAHLEKAGRDIVLGASTDNNIICVDEKEVLVVDRVADALITQMQAAGAVVIERSRLAALENLIFEKNPGPRGHGSMNHDLIGRNASVILSRLGMNVPESTRLGIVEVGEDHPLLWSEQMMPILPVCRVPDADRAITMAIDMEGGNRHTAVMHSTHLDRLSRMARACDCSIFVKNGRSQAGLGLDGEGYCSFTIASPTGEGLTGPRSFSRSRRCVLVDHFRIT; encoded by the coding sequence ATGCCGCGTGACGCCATGACACGACTGAGCGACCAGGACATCGAGACGATCGCGCAGACGATCGCCGCGGGTCTTTCGCCTTCGCTCGCTTCGCGAGCTACGGCGGAACAAGTCTCGCCTTCGCTCGCTGAGCGAACTGCGGCGAGACTTGGCATCTTTGCGACCGTCGACGAGGCCGCGCGCGCCGCACGAGCGGCGCAGCTCCTGTTTGCCGCGCTGCCGCTGGCGACGCGGGCCGCCATCATCGCCGCTATCCGCGAGACGATGAGGGCGAATGCCGGATTCCTGGCGCGATCCGCTCATGAGGAGACCGGCCTCGGGCGGTACGAGGACAAGATCGTCAAGAACCGCCTGGTGACCGAGCGCACACCAGGGATCGAAGATCTCGCGGCGGGCGCCGTCACCGGCGATCACGGCCTGACGCTGGTGGAGCCGGCGCCATTCGGCGTGATCGGCGCCATCACGCCCTCCACCAATCCCACCTCCACGATCATCTGCAACGCGATTGGCATGCTGGCCGCCGGCAACAGCGTCGTGTTCTCGGTGCACCCGCTGGCCAAGCGGTGCTCGATCGAGACGGTGGCGCTTCTGAACGAGGCCATCACGCGGGGGGGCGGGCCGCCCAATGTGGTTACCTGCCTGTCGAATCCCTCGATCGAAACGGCCCAGGAGATGATGCGTCACCCCCTGATCCGGCTGCTGGTCGTCACCGGCGGCGGGGCCGTGGTGAAAGCCGCGATGGCGAGCGGCAAGCGGGCCATCTGCGCGGGTCCGGGCAACCCGCCGGTTGTGGTGGATGAGACCGCGCACCTCGAGAAGGCCGGGCGCGACATCGTGCTCGGCGCGTCGACCGACAACAACATCATCTGTGTCGACGAGAAGGAAGTGTTGGTCGTCGACCGCGTCGCCGATGCGCTTATCACCCAGATGCAGGCCGCCGGCGCGGTCGTCATCGAGCGCAGCCGCCTTGCGGCGCTCGAGAACCTCATTTTCGAGAAGAATCCTGGGCCGCGCGGTCACGGATCGATGAATCACGATCTGATCGGCAGGAACGCCTCCGTGATTCTGTCGCGCCTCGGGATGAACGTCCCCGAGTCCACCCGGCTCGGCATTGTCGAGGTGGGCGAAGACCACCCGCTGCTCTGGAGCGAGCAGATGATGCCAATCCTGCCGGTGTGCCGGGTGCCGGACGCCGATCGCGCGATCACGATGGCGATCGACATGGAAGGCGGAAACCGGCATACCGCGGTGATGCACTCGACGCATCTCGACCGTCTGAGCCGCATGGCCAGGGCGTGCGACTGCAGCATCTTCGTCAAGAACGGCCGATCGCAGGCGGGCCTTGGCCTCGATGGCGAAGGGTACTGCTCGTTCACCATTGCGAGTCCGACCGGCGAAGGGCTCACCGGGCCGCGATCGTTCTCGCGATCGCGCCGGTGCGTGCTGGTCGATCACTTCAGGATCACGTGA
- a CDS encoding BMC domain-containing protein, with the protein MKKHPAIAIVEFSDIPTGMFATDAMLKVAPIAFIKCGTVSHGRYLTLVGGTTASVEESLREGLFHGGPSVIDHLLLADIHPRVYEAMLGWKKPGATGALAIIETDTVATNVRAAEAALKGTPVDLLEIRLADTGLSGKGISIYQGSLPDIEAAIDLAARYLGEAGSQLRHRIISSPHEALVRQIETSTWFGSQTKLDLEGETAS; encoded by the coding sequence ATGAAGAAACACCCAGCGATTGCCATTGTCGAGTTCAGCGACATCCCAACCGGGATGTTCGCGACCGATGCGATGTTGAAAGTCGCGCCGATTGCCTTCATCAAGTGCGGAACCGTCAGCCACGGCCGGTACTTGACGCTGGTGGGCGGCACGACCGCGTCGGTGGAGGAGTCGCTTCGAGAAGGACTGTTCCACGGCGGGCCGAGCGTGATCGATCACCTGCTGCTCGCCGACATCCACCCGCGGGTCTACGAAGCCATGCTGGGGTGGAAGAAGCCGGGCGCCACCGGAGCGCTGGCGATCATCGAAACCGACACCGTGGCCACCAACGTCCGCGCGGCCGAAGCCGCGCTCAAGGGCACGCCGGTCGACCTGCTCGAGATCCGGCTGGCCGATACCGGACTCTCCGGGAAGGGCATCAGCATCTACCAGGGCTCGCTGCCGGACATCGAAGCGGCCATCGACCTGGCAGCCAGGTATCTGGGCGAGGCCGGAAGCCAGTTGCGCCACCGCATCATTTCGTCGCCGCACGAGGCGCTGGTCAGGCAGATCGAGACCAGCACCTGGTTCGGATCGCAGACGAAGCTGGATCTCGAAGGCGAGACGGCGTCGTAG
- a CDS encoding EutN/CcmL family microcompartment protein → MLLGRVIGTVVSSVTYDGLAGVPMLIVQPLDKRGAPKGAPVVAADATRMAGPDEMVYYEGGREAALALDPWFVPVDHAIVGIVDSLHVMPGSAT, encoded by the coding sequence ATGCTCCTAGGGCGAGTGATTGGCACGGTGGTGTCGTCGGTTACATACGACGGGCTCGCCGGCGTGCCGATGCTTATTGTCCAGCCGCTCGACAAGCGAGGCGCGCCGAAGGGCGCGCCGGTGGTCGCTGCCGACGCGACGCGCATGGCGGGGCCTGACGAGATGGTCTATTACGAGGGCGGCCGCGAGGCGGCGCTGGCGCTCGATCCCTGGTTCGTCCCTGTTGACCATGCGATTGTGGGCATCGTGGATTCCCTGCACGTGATGCCCGGGAGCGCGACATGA
- a CDS encoding EutN/CcmL family microcompartment protein has product MILGRVIGDITSTINHPFYDGKKILLVERTDPAGAALPDCLIAIDTVGAGPGERVLVLDEGNGARQVVVSKDAPIRSVIVGIIDAVERN; this is encoded by the coding sequence ATGATCCTCGGCCGCGTCATCGGCGACATTACCTCGACCATCAATCATCCGTTCTACGACGGCAAGAAGATCCTCCTGGTCGAGCGCACCGATCCGGCCGGTGCCGCGTTGCCGGATTGCCTGATCGCCATCGACACGGTTGGCGCCGGCCCAGGCGAACGCGTGCTGGTGCTCGACGAAGGCAACGGTGCCCGCCAGGTGGTCGTCTCCAAAGACGCCCCCATCCGTTCTGTCATCGTCGGCATCATCGACGCCGTCGAACGCAACTGA